The following is a genomic window from Nocardioides thalensis.
CCGGTCGCGGCGGCGGCTGGTCCCTCGTCGGCGGCGCCCGCACGGACCTGAGCGGCCTCAACGCCGCCGAGGCGCAGGCGCTGTTCACGATGCTGGGACCCGCCGCCGGGGGCTCGCCCGAGACCGCGTCGGCCCTGCGCAAGCTGTTGCGCGCGCTGCCCGGGCCGTTCCGTGCGGACGCCGAGGCTGCTGCGGCCGCCGTCCGGCTCGACGACACGGGCTGGGGCGAGATCGGCGCCGAGCGGCCGCCGTACGTCGACGTCCTGCAACGCGCGATCGTCGACCGCCGGCGGGTCCGCGTCGACTACGCGCGGCGCGAGGGAGAGCGCAGCACCCGCCTGCTGGACCCGCTGGGCCTCGTCGCCAAGGACGGCGTCTGGTACCTGCTCGCGACCCGGGCGGGGGAGGAGGAGACCCGCACCTACCGGGTCGACCGGGTGCGGGCGGCCGAGGTGACCGCCGAGCCGGCCGACCGGCCGGAGACGTTCGACCTCGCTCGGGAGTGGCAGCGCGTCGTCGCGTTCGTCGAGGGCCGGCGCTCGCTGGTGCGCGCGACGCTACGGGTGGCGCGCCGCCACCTGTGGGTGCTCCGCGACCACTTCGGCACCTACCTCGAGATCGTCGAGGACGACGATCTCGAGCGGATCACCGTGTCGGTCGCAGCGCACACGGCCCGCTCGGTCGCGGAGCAGCTCGCCGGGTGGGGCGCGATGATCGAGGTGACCGGTCCGGACGCGGTGCGCGCGGAGCTGGCCCGGATCGGCCGGGAGCTGTTCGACTGCTATCGGTGATCAGGATTCACCGGAGCAGGCGGCCCTTTGGAAGAATGGGCGGATCATGCCGCCGACTGCCGCCAGTGCCCCGAAGCCGGGCCACACCGACCCCGCGATCATCCGCAACTTCTGCATCATCGCGCACATCGACCACGGCAAGTCGACGCTCGCCGACCGGATGCTCCAGCTGACCGGGGTGCTGAGCGAGCGCGACGCGAAGGCGCAGTACCTCGACCGGATGGACATCGAGCGCGAGCGCGGCATCACGATCAAGAGCCAGGCCGTGCGGATGCCGTGGACGGTCGCCGACGGCAACGCCGAGGGCGCCGAGCCGGGCACCTACGTGCTCAACATGATCGACACCCCGGGCCACGTGGACTTCACCTACGAGGTGTCCCGGAGCCTCCAGGCGTGCGAGGCCGCGATCCTCCTGGTCGACGCGGCACAGGGCATCGAGGCGCAGACGCTCGCCAACCTCTACCTGGCGATGGGTGCCGACCTGCACATCATCCCGGTGCTCAACAAGATCGACCTGCCGTCCGCCAACGTCGACAAGTACGCCCTCGAGCTGGCCAACCTCGTCGGCTGCGAGCCCGAGGACGTGCTGCTCACCTCGGCGAAGACCGGCGTGGGGGTCGAGGCGCTGCTCAACGAGATCGTCAAGCAGACGCCGCCACCCGTCGGCGACGCGGACGCGCCCGCCCGCGCGCTGATCTTCGACTCCGTCTACGACACCTACCGCGGCGTGGTGACCTACGTCCGGGTCGTCGACGGCAAGCTGACCCACCGCGACCGCATCAAGATGATGTCGACCGGCGCGGTGCACGAGATGCTCGAGGTCGGCGTCATCAGCCCTGAGCCGGTCAAGGCCGGCGAGCTCGGTGTCGGCGAGACGGGCTACCTGATCACCGGCGTGAAGGACGTCCGCCAGTCGCGGGTCGGTGACACCGTCACCAGCCAGCACCACGGCGCGAGCGAGCCGCTCGGCGGCTACGCCCACCCCAACCCGATGGTCTACGCCGGGCTCTACCCGATCGACGGCGACCAGTACCCCGAGCTCCGTGACGCGCTCGAGAAGCTCCAGCTCAACGACGCCTCGCTGACCTACGAGCCGGAGACCTCGGGAGCGCTGGGCTTCGGCTTCCGCTGCGGCTTCCTCGGGCTGCTCCACATGGAGATCACCCGCGAGCGGCTCGAGCGCGAGTTCAACCTCGACCTGATCTCGACCGCGCCCAACGTGGTCTACGAGGTGGTCATGGAGGACGGGTCCGAGCTCACGGTGACCAACCCGAGCGAGTATCCCGACGGCAAGATCGCCGAGGTGCGCGAGCCGGTCGTGAGCGCGACGATCCTCGCGCCGGCCGACTACATCGGCACGATCATGGAGCTGTGCCAGCAGAAGCGCGGCACCCTCCTGGGCATGGACTACCTGTCCGAGGACCGGGTCGAGATGCGCTACACGCTGCCGATGGGCGAGATCGCGTTCGACTTCTTCGACCAGCTGAAGTCGAAGACGAAGGGCTACGCCTCCCTCAACTACGAGCGGTCCGGCGAGCAGACGGCCGACCTGGTGAAGGTCGACATCCTGCTCCAGGGCGAGCCCGTCGACGCGTTCTCGGCGATCGTGCACCGCGAGGCGGCCTACGGCTACGGCGTGATGATGGCCGGCAAGCTCAAGGAGCTCATCCCGCGGCAGCAGTTCGAAGTCCCGATCCAGGCCGCGATCGGAGCCCGCGTGATCGCCCGCGAGAACATCCGCGCGATCCGCAAGGACGTGCTCGCCAAGTGCTACGGCGGTGACATCACCCGCAAGCGGAAGCTGCTGGAGAAGCAGAAGGAGGGAAAGAAGCGGATGAAGATGGTCGGCCGCGTCGAGGTCCCCCAGGAGGCGTTCGTCGCCGCGCTCTCCACCACCGGCCCCGGCGGGGACAAGCCGAAGAAGTGAGACGTACGGCGTGACCGGTCGCGCGGCCGGACGGCGCACGCGGTGGTGGGCGCTGCTCGGTGCCGCCGCCACGCTGACGGCCGCGCCGGCGGCGTACGGCGTGC
Proteins encoded in this region:
- a CDS encoding helix-turn-helix transcriptional regulator gives rise to the protein MRADRMIATLLLLQARGRVTAAELARELEVSVATARRDLEALSMAGVPVYPQPGRGGGWSLVGGARTDLSGLNAAEAQALFTMLGPAAGGSPETASALRKLLRALPGPFRADAEAAAAAVRLDDTGWGEIGAERPPYVDVLQRAIVDRRRVRVDYARREGERSTRLLDPLGLVAKDGVWYLLATRAGEEETRTYRVDRVRAAEVTAEPADRPETFDLAREWQRVVAFVEGRRSLVRATLRVARRHLWVLRDHFGTYLEIVEDDDLERITVSVAAHTARSVAEQLAGWGAMIEVTGPDAVRAELARIGRELFDCYR
- the lepA gene encoding translation elongation factor 4; this translates as MPPTAASAPKPGHTDPAIIRNFCIIAHIDHGKSTLADRMLQLTGVLSERDAKAQYLDRMDIERERGITIKSQAVRMPWTVADGNAEGAEPGTYVLNMIDTPGHVDFTYEVSRSLQACEAAILLVDAAQGIEAQTLANLYLAMGADLHIIPVLNKIDLPSANVDKYALELANLVGCEPEDVLLTSAKTGVGVEALLNEIVKQTPPPVGDADAPARALIFDSVYDTYRGVVTYVRVVDGKLTHRDRIKMMSTGAVHEMLEVGVISPEPVKAGELGVGETGYLITGVKDVRQSRVGDTVTSQHHGASEPLGGYAHPNPMVYAGLYPIDGDQYPELRDALEKLQLNDASLTYEPETSGALGFGFRCGFLGLLHMEITRERLEREFNLDLISTAPNVVYEVVMEDGSELTVTNPSEYPDGKIAEVREPVVSATILAPADYIGTIMELCQQKRGTLLGMDYLSEDRVEMRYTLPMGEIAFDFFDQLKSKTKGYASLNYERSGEQTADLVKVDILLQGEPVDAFSAIVHREAAYGYGVMMAGKLKELIPRQQFEVPIQAAIGARVIARENIRAIRKDVLAKCYGGDITRKRKLLEKQKEGKKRMKMVGRVEVPQEAFVAALSTTGPGGDKPKK